Proteins found in one Candidatus Abawacabacteria bacterium genomic segment:
- a CDS encoding class I SAM-dependent methyltransferase, with protein MNDYKTDLRNIYNTIADHFSKTRSFIWPELKAFLPYIPEQSHVIDIGCGNGRLIELLASKSCTYLGIDQAEDLLYEAKQKWPNYTFERADMTLYHYGSNRFDCAFFIASLHHLASNEEQIKVLKRVHRALNPQGKLFITVWNMWQAKYRKYIMKSPYHHSYVPYTAQENKQQRFYYAFTKTELITTCKKSGFRIIEAWYSNKEAIVARSEARNLCIIAEKL; from the coding sequence ATGAATGATTACAAAACAGATTTACGCAATATCTACAACACTATAGCCGATCACTTCTCAAAAACAAGAAGTTTCATTTGGCCGGAGCTGAAAGCTTTTTTACCATATATTCCTGAACAAAGCCATGTGATTGATATCGGCTGTGGCAATGGCAGACTAATAGAGCTCTTAGCAAGCAAATCATGCACCTACTTGGGAATTGATCAGGCAGAAGACTTATTGTATGAGGCTAAACAAAAATGGCCTAATTATACTTTCGAAAGAGCAGATATGACACTATATCATTATGGCAGTAACCGTTTTGATTGCGCTTTTTTCATTGCCAGCTTACACCATCTAGCAAGCAATGAAGAACAAATCAAGGTATTGAAACGCGTTCATAGAGCACTCAACCCTCAAGGCAAGTTATTTATTACAGTATGGAATATGTGGCAAGCAAAATACCGCAAGTATATTATGAAATCTCCTTATCATCATAGTTATGTACCCTATACGGCTCAAGAAAATAAACAGCAAAGATTTTACTATGCATTCACCAAAACAGAATTAATTACTACCTGTAAAAAAAGCGGCTTTCGTATTATTGAAGCTTGGTACAGCAATAAAGAAGCTATAGTAGCACGCTCTGAAGCGAGAAATTTATGTATTATTGCAGAGAAATTATAG
- a CDS encoding ComF family protein: MSVWDLVFPPRCVHCNKVSHWLCESCQQYFNKHFHTQVHAVILPSLNQVFISCYDYSHTISRLLYAWKYRRWYGAGEYLKKLILAAYSEAFGTTERTLCVPVPIHRQRLRDRGFDQTKELLDMLVEQSPDICQQLLIRTKNTRTQVGLNRVARQQNVKRAFMPNITNKFLHQCDYRIVLIDDILTTGSTLQECAALLRQIGFSHIDALVLQRGT; the protein is encoded by the coding sequence ATGTCTGTTTGGGATCTAGTTTTTCCACCTCGTTGTGTTCACTGTAATAAAGTTTCGCATTGGCTATGCGAAAGTTGCCAGCAATACTTCAACAAACATTTCCATACTCAAGTGCATGCAGTGATATTACCTAGTTTGAATCAGGTTTTTATTAGCTGCTATGATTATTCCCATACCATCAGTCGCTTACTCTATGCCTGGAAATATAGACGTTGGTATGGGGCTGGAGAATATTTAAAAAAGTTAATTCTTGCTGCTTATAGTGAAGCATTTGGCACTACAGAAAGAACACTTTGTGTGCCGGTGCCCATTCATCGCCAAAGATTGCGGGATCGTGGTTTTGATCAAACTAAAGAATTACTAGACATGTTAGTTGAACAATCTCCCGACATATGCCAACAACTACTGATTCGTACCAAGAATACTCGTACCCAAGTTGGTTTAAACAGGGTGGCAAGACAACAGAACGTGAAAAGAGCATTTATGCCCAATATCACTAATAAGTTTCTCCATCAATGCGATTATCGTATTGTTTTGATCGATGATATTTTAACTACCGGTTCAACTCTGCAAGAATGTGCGGCTCTGCTGCGCCAAATTGGTTTTTCTCACATAGATGCACTAGTCTTACAAAGAGGTACATAG
- the tgt gene encoding tRNA guanosine(34) transglycosylase Tgt has protein sequence MFDFSILSAPVKGSYARTGIFTTPHGEIRTPIFMPVGTKGTVKTFTPEELVAVGAEIILGNTYHLFLRPGDEFLAERGGLHGWSHWDKPILTDSGGFQVFSLKKIRKIDEDGVEFQSIHDGSKHYFTPERVMQVEANIGADIIMAFDECAPGKADKEYARAAMERTHRWLERCVQAQKRPGDQALFPIIQGVTYDDLRIESAQFVERFNLPGVAIGGLAVGEPKDITYRVLDTLAPHLPSNKPHYLMGLGSPEDLWEAVHRGVDMFDCVLPTRIGRHGGVFSPIGRVDVRRNAYRLSDQPIDQACNCYTCKNYSLSYLRHLIVENEILGARLCSLHNMHFLFEQIRTIRSSIMDGTFLQKKEAFTSKYKYMGS, from the coding sequence ATGTTTGATTTTAGTATTTTGAGTGCCCCAGTCAAAGGTTCCTATGCTCGGACTGGAATTTTCACTACCCCTCACGGTGAGATCCGGACACCAATCTTTATGCCCGTAGGTACCAAAGGTACAGTAAAGACTTTTACTCCTGAGGAATTAGTAGCTGTTGGTGCAGAGATTATTTTAGGTAATACGTATCATCTTTTTTTGCGCCCTGGAGATGAATTTTTAGCTGAAAGAGGCGGCTTGCATGGTTGGAGTCACTGGGATAAGCCGATTCTGACCGATTCTGGTGGTTTCCAGGTGTTTAGTTTAAAAAAAATACGCAAAATTGATGAAGATGGAGTGGAATTTCAATCAATTCATGATGGTTCAAAGCATTACTTTACTCCAGAACGAGTGATGCAAGTGGAAGCAAATATTGGAGCTGATATAATTATGGCTTTCGATGAATGTGCTCCTGGTAAGGCAGATAAGGAGTACGCTCGAGCAGCCATGGAGCGTACGCATCGTTGGTTGGAGCGCTGCGTGCAAGCGCAAAAGAGACCAGGTGATCAGGCTCTATTTCCTATTATTCAGGGCGTAACTTACGATGATTTGCGTATCGAGTCCGCCCAATTTGTCGAACGATTCAATTTGCCTGGGGTTGCGATTGGCGGTTTAGCAGTAGGCGAACCCAAAGACATCACTTATAGAGTATTAGATACACTGGCTCCTCACTTGCCAAGCAATAAACCCCATTATCTCATGGGTTTGGGGTCACCAGAAGACTTGTGGGAAGCTGTGCATCGTGGGGTTGATATGTTTGATTGTGTCTTGCCGACCCGTATTGGCAGACATGGAGGAGTCTTTTCACCAATCGGTAGGGTGGATGTACGCCGCAACGCATACCGCTTGAGTGATCAGCCTATTGATCAAGCCTGTAATTGTTATACCTGCAAGAATTATTCTCTTAGTTACTTACGCCACCTAATAGTGGAGAATGAAATTTTAGGAGCAAGATTGTGTAGCTTGCACAACATGCACTTTCTCTTTGAACAAATTCGCACTATCAGAAGTTCTATTATGGATGGTACCTTTCTACAAAAAAAGGAAGCATTTACGAGCAAATATAAGTATATGGGAAGTTAA
- a CDS encoding tRNA uridine(34) 5-carboxymethylaminomethyl modification radical SAM/GNAT enzyme Elp3: protein MSAIVPQKEYQKMTPALYEAAAFVLQKIISEEVTDRIRIDKWKREAARKFQVPCPAQTIILAVYRDLVEKGKLGRHDWINKTLKKSAIRTLSGVAPIPVLTKPYPCPGKCVYCPTEAGVPKSYNSNEPAVMRAITVNWDSYRQVAKRLYAMSTAGHTVEKVDLIVMGGTFSFLPRSYQASVVRKALKAMNEFVVMRENPKRFTKRFDSSIKVHTSLPAEMLKNESAAIRCIGITFETRPDYVTENEVIHLRKLGGTRIEIGVQSVYDDVNLLTKRGHGNKEAKEATFLLKEAGFKLHYHTMPNLPGSDLKRDQEMYEILWNDSDFRPDQIKIYPCVVTIDAELKDWFDRGEYHTYSDEELINMLTEVKKNVPYWVRIVRLGRDIPQPNILDGSHYTNFRELVQAAMKKKGYICRCIRCREVRDRAHDITQAELFVEEYIASQGKEYFISIESKDRSILYAHLRLRIPYHTLAGKKHFIRELTDSALIREVHTYGEAVPLEERRSGAAQHIGFGRMMMDKVEQILQREKIKKIAVISGVGVRGYYRKLGYELEGTYMVKKI, encoded by the coding sequence ATGTCAGCTATTGTACCCCAAAAAGAATACCAGAAAATGACGCCAGCGCTCTATGAAGCAGCCGCATTTGTCTTGCAAAAAATTATTTCTGAAGAAGTCACTGATCGAATCAGAATAGACAAGTGGAAACGTGAAGCTGCGCGCAAGTTTCAGGTGCCATGTCCAGCTCAAACTATTATTTTGGCTGTATACCGAGATTTAGTAGAAAAAGGTAAATTGGGACGACATGACTGGATTAATAAAACCTTGAAGAAGAGTGCGATCAGAACATTGTCAGGAGTGGCACCTATCCCAGTACTTACCAAACCTTATCCTTGTCCTGGTAAGTGCGTTTATTGTCCCACAGAAGCTGGTGTGCCCAAGAGTTATAATTCCAATGAGCCTGCTGTGATGCGGGCTATTACTGTCAATTGGGATAGTTATCGGCAAGTAGCAAAACGTCTTTATGCAATGTCTACCGCAGGTCACACTGTGGAGAAAGTAGACTTAATCGTTATGGGGGGCACTTTCTCATTTTTGCCTAGATCATATCAGGCCAGCGTAGTGCGCAAGGCGTTAAAAGCGATGAATGAATTTGTCGTGATGAGAGAGAATCCCAAGCGTTTTACCAAACGTTTTGATTCCAGTATTAAAGTTCATACCTCATTGCCAGCAGAAATGTTAAAAAATGAATCTGCAGCTATTCGGTGTATCGGTATTACATTTGAAACCAGGCCAGACTATGTGACTGAAAATGAAGTGATTCATCTGAGAAAATTAGGTGGCACAAGGATTGAAATAGGTGTGCAAAGTGTATATGACGATGTGAATTTATTAACTAAACGAGGACATGGCAATAAGGAGGCTAAGGAAGCCACATTTTTACTTAAGGAAGCAGGTTTTAAACTGCATTATCACACCATGCCCAATCTTCCTGGTAGTGATTTAAAGCGTGACCAAGAAATGTACGAAATTCTCTGGAATGATAGCGATTTTAGACCGGATCAAATCAAAATATATCCTTGTGTTGTCACCATTGATGCTGAGCTGAAAGATTGGTTTGATAGGGGAGAGTATCACACCTACTCAGATGAAGAGTTGATTAATATGCTGACTGAGGTAAAGAAAAATGTGCCCTATTGGGTACGAATTGTGCGTTTAGGAAGAGATATTCCCCAGCCCAATATTTTGGATGGTAGTCACTACACCAACTTCCGTGAGTTAGTACAAGCAGCAATGAAGAAAAAAGGGTATATATGCCGGTGTATTCGGTGTCGAGAAGTGCGTGATCGTGCGCATGATATTACCCAGGCTGAGTTATTTGTTGAAGAATATATTGCCTCTCAGGGAAAAGAATATTTTATTAGTATAGAGTCAAAAGATAGATCAATATTGTATGCCCATTTGCGTTTGCGTATTCCCTATCACACATTGGCAGGGAAAAAACATTTTATTCGTGAACTTACCGATAGCGCACTGATTCGCGAAGTTCATACCTATGGTGAAGCTGTTCCTTTGGAAGAAAGACGTAGTGGGGCTGCTCAACATATTGGCTTTGGTCGTATGATGATGGATAAAGTGGAACAAATATTACAGCGGGAAAAAATCAAAAAGATAGCTGTGATTAGCGGTGTAGGAGTTAGAGGATACTATCGAAAGTTAGGATATGAACTTGAGGGTACATATATGGTGAAAAAAATATAG
- a CDS encoding PrsW family intramembrane metalloprotease encodes MPALSTAFQDFFTWSYSLLAWIGSHPGLLVLLGTGALIPALFWLWLYYRQVFMDKEDSRQMAITFIFGMFAVLPVLGINYLLKSFLNFDLSQFVDQATIANHIPLIALGFIFMGALEEYAKFFIIRSVNDHQVAFNRIVDGIEYAVAGALGFAYIENIAYFTVAAENFAPDGLNNFWLLMSNMSFVQVVAARNFGTMLVHTLFSGFLGYYYGRAKIIGLEAEISEKKKLRQYLLFEGVKTRVHRLKMLWQKRTFPLPRSVHIRQEELIAEGLLVAVVLHATYNIFLHLDVSFLIAPMIIAEFAIIMHELHVDKNLKVYDLEKEARSEIRKELQKKF; translated from the coding sequence ATGCCCGCACTCAGCACAGCTTTTCAGGATTTTTTCACTTGGTCATACAGCTTGCTAGCTTGGATTGGGAGTCATCCAGGATTATTGGTGCTGCTTGGTACTGGAGCACTGATACCTGCACTGTTTTGGCTGTGGCTCTATTATCGCCAGGTTTTCATGGACAAAGAAGATAGCCGCCAAATGGCTATCACTTTTATTTTTGGCATGTTTGCAGTATTACCAGTATTGGGTATCAATTATTTACTGAAGAGCTTTCTCAATTTTGATTTAAGCCAATTTGTAGACCAAGCTACCATTGCCAATCACATTCCTTTAATTGCCTTAGGATTTATCTTTATGGGTGCATTAGAGGAATATGCTAAGTTTTTTATTATTAGAAGCGTTAATGATCATCAGGTTGCTTTCAACCGTATCGTGGATGGAATCGAGTATGCTGTAGCTGGAGCTCTAGGCTTCGCTTATATTGAAAATATCGCTTACTTTACTGTAGCTGCTGAGAACTTTGCCCCTGATGGACTAAACAACTTTTGGCTACTCATGAGTAATATGAGCTTTGTCCAAGTGGTAGCGGCCCGAAACTTCGGCACTATGCTTGTACATACCTTATTTTCTGGATTTCTAGGTTATTATTATGGTCGGGCTAAAATTATTGGATTAGAAGCAGAAATAAGCGAGAAAAAAAAGCTTCGCCAGTATTTACTTTTTGAAGGAGTCAAAACTCGAGTCCATAGACTAAAAATGCTCTGGCAAAAAAGGACATTTCCTTTACCAAGAAGTGTTCATATCCGTCAGGAAGAATTAATTGCAGAAGGATTGCTAGTAGCAGTAGTACTACACGCAACTTACAATATTTTCCTCCATCTCGATGTCAGCTTTCTCATCGCGCCAATGATCATAGCAGAATTTGCCATCATCATGCATGAGCTGCATGTAGACAAGAACTTAAAAGTATACGATCTCGAAAAAGAAGCCCGCAGTGAGATTAGGAAAGAACTACAGAAGAAATTCTGA
- a CDS encoding bifunctional (p)ppGpp synthetase/guanosine-3',5'-bis(diphosphate) 3'-pyrophosphohydrolase — MKKTLDTNINYLLELCKSFNQNSNLAKIQEAYLFAEQAHNGQFRKSGEPYVTHPLAVAMLLAELKVDDATIIAALLHDVPEDTSVSIEDVAAQFGEDVSHLVEGVTKLSKVKYVLNMEQYQVDCLRKMFLTLSQDLRVVIIKLADRLHNMRTLTAVAPEKRVRIALETMEIYAPLADRLGIWSFKWELEDLCFRHLYPLQFYKLTKELSLGQFERDELVKEMKDALGEQIVSKLQITNFEVYGRAKHLYSIFRKMERKQKTLSEIYDLFAIRVIVDKVSDCYAVLGLIHEMWKPKAGRFKDYIAAPKVNGYQSLHTTVFGVDENLIEFQIRTKSMHEQAELGFAAHWAYKDQGGSKAVNEKNMAWLARLKDLQENIHDNKEFIEGVKVDLFNQRIFVFTPRGEVKDLPEGANAIDFAFAVHSNVGYRCQGAKVNGKIVRLETPLKTGDVIEVLTTKNIIGPKRDWLRVAATVRARSRIKAWFRRQDRDANMHSGLELLERELAFFGKGKVSDLNEAKKNDLLQTFTSYKSFEDLLVAIGEGEISQRTVLKKLFSEQELLHGKVVATVRNDEVEKPQVYIQGERDVMITYAKCCLPTPPAPIIGYITRGRGVTVHTTDCRCVKNLALDRLVHASWLHPNAVTKYHVMVIIEAQDRVGLLRDILQELARYNVNVVNLRIHPRDELGNVRDEMVVEIVSVDQITAVLDSILSITGVLRAYQMVEAQSL; from the coding sequence ATGAAAAAAACTTTGGATACCAATATCAATTATTTGCTTGAGCTCTGTAAGAGTTTTAATCAGAACTCCAATCTGGCCAAAATACAAGAAGCTTATCTATTTGCTGAGCAAGCTCATAATGGTCAGTTCCGTAAATCGGGTGAGCCCTATGTGACCCATCCATTAGCTGTTGCAATGCTATTGGCTGAGTTGAAAGTTGATGATGCTACTATTATTGCAGCTTTACTACACGATGTTCCTGAAGATACGAGTGTCTCTATTGAGGATGTCGCTGCTCAATTTGGGGAAGATGTCAGTCATCTAGTGGAAGGAGTAACTAAACTTTCGAAAGTAAAATATGTGCTTAATATGGAACAGTATCAGGTTGATTGCCTGCGCAAAATGTTCCTTACTCTCTCCCAGGATCTTCGAGTAGTTATTATCAAATTGGCTGATAGGTTGCACAATATGAGAACATTGACGGCTGTAGCTCCAGAGAAAAGAGTGCGCATTGCCCTGGAAACTATGGAAATCTATGCCCCTTTAGCTGATCGGCTGGGAATCTGGTCTTTTAAATGGGAATTAGAGGATCTCTGTTTTCGTCATTTATATCCGCTGCAATTTTACAAATTGACTAAAGAGCTTTCTTTAGGCCAATTTGAGCGTGATGAATTAGTCAAAGAGATGAAAGATGCTCTTGGTGAACAAATTGTTAGCAAACTGCAAATTACTAATTTTGAAGTTTATGGTAGAGCCAAGCATTTGTATTCTATTTTTCGGAAAATGGAACGCAAACAAAAGACTTTGTCAGAAATTTATGATTTATTTGCTATTCGAGTCATAGTAGATAAGGTTAGTGACTGTTATGCCGTACTTGGCCTTATTCATGAAATGTGGAAACCAAAGGCTGGTAGATTTAAAGACTATATTGCTGCGCCTAAAGTTAATGGCTACCAAAGCTTACATACCACCGTATTTGGTGTTGATGAAAATTTAATTGAGTTTCAGATTCGTACTAAATCTATGCATGAGCAAGCTGAGTTGGGTTTTGCCGCTCATTGGGCATATAAAGATCAAGGTGGCAGCAAAGCTGTCAATGAAAAAAATATGGCCTGGTTAGCACGATTAAAAGATTTGCAAGAGAATATTCATGATAATAAAGAATTCATTGAAGGAGTAAAGGTTGATTTATTTAACCAACGTATTTTTGTTTTTACCCCACGAGGAGAAGTGAAGGATTTGCCTGAAGGAGCTAATGCTATTGACTTTGCCTTCGCTGTGCATAGTAATGTTGGCTATCGCTGTCAGGGGGCTAAAGTGAACGGCAAAATTGTTCGTCTGGAGACTCCGCTAAAAACTGGAGATGTGATAGAGGTACTCACTACCAAAAATATTATTGGCCCTAAACGTGATTGGCTACGAGTAGCAGCAACGGTACGAGCGCGAAGCCGAATCAAGGCTTGGTTTCGACGTCAAGATCGTGATGCCAATATGCATTCCGGATTAGAATTACTGGAAAGGGAATTGGCCTTTTTTGGTAAAGGGAAAGTCAGCGACCTGAATGAAGCAAAAAAGAACGATTTGCTCCAAACATTTACTTCTTATAAGAGTTTTGAAGACTTATTAGTGGCTATTGGTGAGGGGGAAATTTCCCAAAGAACCGTTCTAAAAAAGCTTTTTTCTGAACAAGAATTGTTACATGGTAAAGTTGTTGCCACTGTTCGCAATGATGAGGTAGAAAAGCCTCAAGTTTACATTCAAGGTGAACGAGATGTAATGATTACCTACGCTAAATGTTGTCTTCCTACTCCTCCCGCACCAATTATTGGGTACATTACTCGTGGTCGTGGAGTAACCGTTCATACCACAGACTGTCGTTGTGTTAAAAATCTTGCTTTAGATAGATTGGTTCATGCTAGTTGGCTGCACCCTAATGCTGTGACGAAGTACCATGTAATGGTTATTATTGAAGCACAAGATAGGGTTGGTCTACTGCGTGACATTCTCCAAGAATTAGCTCGTTATAATGTCAATGTGGTAAACTTGCGTATTCACCCTCGAGATGAGCTCGGCAATGTGCGAGATGAAATGGTGGTGGAAATAGTCAGTGTTGATCAAATTACCGCAGTGCTAGATTCTATATTGTCCATAACAGGGGTTCTGCGGGCTTATCAAATGGTCGAAGCACAAAGTCTATAA
- a CDS encoding PRC-barrel domain-containing protein, translating into MKKNYSTTFHLPVISVATETIIALPYQFIIEWQNFQIVALWVRFGLTHKKIILWQDIQEISNGWYVQSESALSEASDLIRLQEVLARFFNLKGAHCKTLDGVMLGKVSDFTFDMNTGQITQIMIKNYLLKPIAHELIIPLSAINKVENETIFVDDLEKKVETEQTSPVILPATNYV; encoded by the coding sequence ATGAAAAAAAATTATTCCACTACATTTCATTTGCCTGTTATTAGTGTAGCTACCGAAACTATTATTGCTTTACCCTATCAATTTATTATTGAATGGCAAAATTTCCAAATTGTTGCTTTGTGGGTACGATTTGGCCTTACTCACAAAAAAATAATTCTTTGGCAAGACATTCAAGAGATTAGTAATGGTTGGTATGTGCAATCAGAATCAGCCTTGAGCGAAGCCTCTGATTTGATTCGTTTGCAAGAGGTTTTGGCACGCTTCTTCAATCTAAAAGGAGCACATTGTAAGACATTGGATGGGGTGATGCTAGGCAAAGTAAGTGATTTTACTTTTGACATGAACACCGGCCAGATTACTCAAATCATGATAAAAAATTATCTTCTCAAACCCATTGCTCATGAACTAATCATTCCGCTTAGTGCTATTAATAAAGTGGAAAATGAAACCATATTTGTCGATGATCTAGAAAAGAAAGTAGAGACAGAGCAGACTAGTCCTGTCATTTTACCTGCAACCAACTATGTTTGA